The window GAAACCATGGACTTAGTTGCAGAAATCCGCCCTGGAAGCAAAACCGCAGTACAGATTTTACGAGATGGCGAAATTAAAAATATTGATGTGATTATCGAAGAAATTCCTGATGAACAGGCAGGATAATCATTTTAAAACGGTCTTTCGTAAAAAAGGTTGTTCGATATCGAACAACCTTTTTTGATTTATCAAATAGATGAATGAAGCCAACACTTCATTCACCTTTTCAAAGCATTAATCATCCGAATGCACGCGCTGAATATCAGCACCTAAGCCACGTAGTTTATCTTCGATATGCTCATAACCACGGTCAATATGATAAATACGGTCAACTGTTGTTGTCCCTTCAGCAATACAGCCAGCAATAACTAAACTCGCAGAAGCGCGTAAATCTGTTGCCATTACCTGTGCGCTGGTTAATTTTTCAACACCGTGACATAACACAGTATTGCTTTCAATCTCAGCGTGAGCACCCATACGAATTAGCTCAGGGATATGCATGAAACGATTTTCAAAAATGGTTTCAGTGATCATCCCCGCCCCATCAGCAACAAGATTGAGTAAACTAAACTGTGCTTGCATATCAGTTGGGAACCCAGGGTGTGGTGCTGTACGTAATGTCACCGCTTTTGGACGCTTGCCTTCCATATCTAAGCTAATCCAGTCATCACCGATTTCAATTTTAGCCCCTGCTTCACGTAGTTTAGCTAACACTGCATCGAGTGTATCTGGACGTGCATTACGGCAGATGACTTTGCCACGTGAAACCGCTGCAGCAATTAAAAATGTTCCTGTTTCAATACGGTCAGGCAGTACTTTATAGACCCCCCCACCTAAACGTTCAACACCTTCTATAACAATACGGTCAGTACCTGCGCCTGTGATTTTTGCGCCAAGAGTATTTAAGAAGTTGGCTGTATCTTCAATTTCAGGTTCACGTGCCGCATTTTCGATGATTGTGGTGCCTTCAGCTAAGGTCGCAGCCGTCATAATAGAGACTGTCGCGCCCACACTGACTTTATCCATCACAATGCAAGCACCTTTCAAGCGACCATCAACCGTGGCTTTCACATAACCATCTTCTAAAACAATTTTTGCGCCTAATTGCTCTAAACCAGAAATATGTAAATCAACTGGGCGAGCACCAATAGCACAGCCTCCAGGTAAAGAAACTTCACCGTGGCCAAAACGAGCGACCAATGGCGCTAAAGCCCAGATGGATGCACGCATGGTTTTAACGAGGTCATAAGGCGCACAGTATGTCGTTACAGTGCTTGCATCGACGTAAACTGAGCCATTGCGTTTAACTTTAGTACCTAGTTGATTCAATAATTTAATCGTTGTGTCAATGTCCCTCAAATGAGGGACATTCTGTATTTCTACTGGCTTTTCAGCCAATAGAGCAGCGAACAGGATTGGTAATGCCGCATTTTTTGCGCCAGATATAGTGACCTCACCCTGTAAGCGGGTTGGTCCTTTAACTAAAAACTTATCCATTCAAGTATTCTCGTATGTCGAATTTTACAGTCTGTTCGCTTAGGCTTTGAAATCAAAGACCACTAAGTTTACGATCGCGCTCCCATTGCGCAGGGGTATACGCTTTAATAGACAGAGCATGGATGCGGTTATCCGCAATATACTCCATTAAAGGCGCATAAATTGCTTGCTGTTGCTTAACACGGCTCATACCGTCAAACATGTCACCGACAGCAATAACCTGAAAGTGGCTACCATCACCAGTAACAATAGCCTCATTCAGAGACAGTTTTTCCATCAATACTTGCTTAATTTCGTTGGTATCCATAATGACTCAATTTATTAATTATTTGTGATTTATAATTTTACTCTAAATAGTGCAAATTGCATGCATAGCGTACAGAAGCATCCCAATAAGAATACTCAGAGCTTAATCCCCTATCCTAAAGGATTAGGCTCAACACTTAAACCAAAGAAAACGCCTCTCGTGCCGAAAAGCACATAGAGGCGCTTATTTTTACATAACTTGACCCAATTTAGGATGTTTAACCTAATTGAGGATAATCGCTTGAACCCCATATAGTTCAATCAATGTATTCAAGTTATCACTGACACCGATAATATTCAGTGAACGGTTTTTAGCTTGGAGTTCACTTTTTAAGCGAACCAGCATCGCTAACCCTGTTGAGTCCACGTGCTTAAGACCAGAAACATCTATATTTTCAACCTGTTCCAGCGATGAGTTTTTTTTATCCCAAAACGACATTAACGAATCACGGTCTAATGTCCCGGTGAGATACAGTGTTGTTTCATTGAGTTCCCATGCTAACAACTGACTCATATTACTTTTTCTCTTCTAAAGTAATTGGCGCTTTTGCACTGATTTCTAACTGTTTTGTTAAGCCATCGACACCCTGCTTACGTAGAATATCACCCCATTCATTTTGCTTAGTCGTAATCATGCTCACGCCTTCTGCAATCATGTCGTAAGCTTGCCAATAACCTGTTTTGCTATTTTTTCGCCATTGGAAATCTAAACGTACGGGAGGACGACCGTTGGTATCAATAATCGTCACACGGATAGCCACAATGTTTTTATCACCCAGTGGTTGCTCTGGTGCAATTTGATACGTTTGGCCATGATACATCGCCAATGCTTGGCCATAAACTTGCTCAAGGTAATCTTCAAACGCGTTGAAGTAAGCCTCGCGCTGGGCAGGGGTAGCCCCTTTATAATAGGTTCCTAGCACCAAAGCCCCTGCATATTTAACTTGTACATAAGGTAATAGTTCCTCACGAACAATTGTTCTGAGATACTCGGGGTCTTGCTTAATTTTTGGTTGCTCTGATTTCAAGCGGTTAAACGTTTTCGCCGCCGCTTCATCCATTAATTTATAAGGGTTGGTTTGGTCTACTGCCATGGCAAATGGCGCAATTGCCAACATAGCAACCATCATTAAACGTTTAAACATAATTCATTCCTTTATTCTTCAAAGGGAGCATCAAATTACTGTGCAGTTGACTCTGGCTCTGCACCTTGGCTATCACCACTTTTATATAAAAACTGGCCAATTAAGTCTTCTAATACCATAGCTGGCTTCGTATCTTCAAGGCGCCCGCCATTTTTTAAGATTGCGATACCTAATTCTTCATCATCTGGGCCGATATTCATTGCAATATACTGTTCACCCAACAAACCTGATGTGCGAATTGACAGTGAGCTCGAATCAGGAATATTGTCGTATTCACTCAATAAATCAATTTTCACTTCAGGAACATAATTTTTTTTATCTAATGTGATACTGGCAACTCGACCAATCACCACACCGCCCACTTTGATTGGAGAGCCTTCTTTTAAGCCACCAATATTTTCAAAAGATGCTGATATTTGATAGGTGGATTGGCTTCCTATCGATTTTAAATCAGCGACTTTTAAACATAAAAAGATAATTGCGGCAATCGCCAGCAACATAAAACAACCAACCCATATTTCACTTTTTTTACTTTGCATGACTTAGTTCCCAAACATCAGTGCGGTAAGTACGAAATCCAGTCCTAAAACAGACAATGACGCATGTACAACTGTTCTTGTTGTAGCTTGGCTTATCCCCTCCGAAGTTGGGATGGCATCATAGCCATTAAATAATGCGATCCAAGTAACCGTGATGGCAAAGACTAAGCTTTTGATCACACAGTTGACTAAATCTAGCCGCCAATCAATGGAAGATTGCATTGAAGCCCAAAAAAAGCCTTCATCAATACCCTTCCAGTCAACCCCAACTAATGCACCACCTAAAATACCGACAGCAACAAAAATTAGAGATAACAATGGCATACTAATAAAACCAGCCCAAAAACGTGGGGCGATGACACGCCTAAGAGGGTCAACTGCCATCATTTCAAGGCTAGAAATCTGTTCAGTCGCTTTCATTAAGCCAATTTCAGCTGTTAACGCTGAACCCGCTCGTCCAGCAAACAACAAGGCAGTCACAACAGGGCCTAGTTCACGCAATAGTGAAAGCGCCACCATCATACCTAAGCTAGCTTCAGCACTAAACGTCGTGAGAACCAAATAACCTTGTAACCCTAAAACCATCCCAATAAATAACCCTGAGACGGCAACGATCAGCAATGACTGCACACCAATGGCGTACAATTGCTTCATCAATAATGGCCATTGTTTACGAAACTCTGGTTTGCCAAGTAAGGCGCGAAACAGCATGTAGCCTGCTCGACCAAACGCGGAAAATATGTCAATCCATCGGCGTCCGAAGGCTGCAATCGCCTTTATTATCATTTTATTTACCCTAATAAATCAGCTAGATAATCATTGGCGGGAAAACGAAATGGAACAGGCCCATCCGCAATACCATCAAGGAATTGTCGCACACGAGGGTCTTGGTTTTCACGCAATTCTTCACCCGTTCCCTGAGCAATGACATGCTGCTGCGCAACAATATAAGCATTATCTGCAATGCTCAATACCTCTGGAACATCATGGGAAACCACGACACAGGTGACACCCAATGCTTGATTAAGCTCATCAATCAATTTAACCAAAACACCCATAGTAATCGGATCTTGACCAACAAAAGGCTCATCAAACATGATTAAATCAGGATCTAGAGCGATAGCACGCGCTAAAGCTGCCCGCCTAGCCATACCTCCCGATAACTCAGATGGCATTAATTTTGCGGCTCCTCGCAAGCCAACCGCCTCTAATTTCATCATCACTGTAGTATGGATCAGCGATTCAGGCAGGTTAGTATGCTCACGCAACGGGAAAGCCACATTATTGAATACGTCCATGTCTGTGAATAACGCCCCCGACTGAAACAGCATGCTCATCTTTTTACGAGACTGATACAGTTTTGAGCGTGACAGTGCAGGAATATTGTCACCATCAAACCAAATTTCACCTTCATTTGGCCGTAATTGCCCACCAATCAAGCGCAGTAATGTGGTTTTACCGATCCCTGACGGCCCCATAATTGCCGTAATTTTCCCACGAGGAACGGTCAGATTAATATTTTCAAATATTTTCCGATTTCCTCGAGTAAATGACATGTTCCGTACTTCAATTAAGTTGTCTGTCTGTGCTTGCATTGTTAAATAACTCGTTATACACCACGCGTAAATATTTTTATCCGTTCAGATGTTACCGAAAGATAAACTGAAAATCGTCAAATATCACAACAAAATAGAATTTATAGTATTATAGCGTCGAAAATATGACTTTTAGTATTACAACTTTGTTTTTACCTAAAGGAAACAGAGAAAAAACAATATAATTTCTTTATAGTCAGCAAAAGCTTTCGCTATTAACAGCAGATAGCTCTTAGAATGCTATGATTTACCTAACTGAGGATACGCGAATTTGCCTATCTTTTTTTGGTTCAAGATGCTAATAAAACCATCTTATACGTATTAAATTCTACATCGAAGTGCCAAAAAATACTTATTAAGTCTAAAACTAACATTAAAAAGTGCTTAACTGACAAAATACTTACTGATACCAAGTATTCGTTATACAATTTGATTTCGCTAATCCGATTAACTTAAAAGCTACGCATGGAACTAGAAATGTCAAACTTCGATTTTCAGAAAGTAGGTAAAGAAGTTCTCCATATCGAACATGAAGGTTTAAAAAACCTAGAACAATATATCAATACTGATTTTGACCGCGCTTGCCAGCTTATTTTTAACTGTGAAGGCAAAGTCGTCGTAATGGGAATGGGGAAATCGGGGCATATTGGGCGTAAAATTGCTGCCACACTAGCGAGCACAGGTACGCCGTCATTTTTTGTTCATCCAGGGGAAGCTAGCCACGGCGACCTTGGGATGATTACGCATAAAGATGTTGTGTTAGCCATTTCAAATTCTGGGGAGTCAGGGGAAATTTTAGCTTTACTCCCTGTTTTAAAAAGAATTAAAGTGCCTTTAATCTGTATGACTAACAACCCTGAAAGTAATATGGGAAAATATGCAGATGTGCATTTGTGCATCAAAGTGCCTCAAGAAGCCTGCCCTTTAGGGCTTGCACCTACCACGAGTACAACAGCAACACTCGTGATGGGAGATGCATTAGCGATTGCCTTATTAACTGCGCGCGGTTTCACGGCTAATGATTTTGCGCTTTCGCATCCGGGTGGCGCACTTGGGCGCAAACTTTTACTCCTCGTTCGTGATTTAATGAATACGGGTGATGATATCCCCCATATTCCTAAAAGCGCGTCTTTACGTGAGGCTTTAGTGGAAATTACCCGCAAAAAACTCGGTATGACAGTCATTTGTGATGATGACATGAATATTGAAGGTATTTTCACTGATGGGGATTTACGCCGTATCTTTGATATGGGAATCGACCTGAATAACGCTAAAATTGCTGATTTAATGACCCCCGGTGGAATTCGGGTATCGCCAACCATGTTAGCGGTTGAAGCGCTCAATTTAATGCAGTCTCGACACGTGACTTCATTATTAGTCGCAAATGATAACAAATTAGTTGGTGTGCTACATATGCACGATCTGCTACAAGCAGGTGTTGTATAACAGAAGGAAATACTATGACGTCTACCTTTTTGGAAACCTGCTATGGCCCTGTTGCCGATACTGTTTTAATCAAAGCAGAAAAAATCAAATTACTGATCTGCGATGTTGATGGTGTCATGTCCGATGGCTTGGTCTATATGGGAAATAATGGCGAAGAACTCAAGGCCTTTAATGTCCGTGACGGCTATGGGATACGTTGCTTATTAACGTCCGGTATTGAAGTCGCCATTATTACAGGAAGAAAAGCGAAACTTCTTGAAGATAGAGCTCAAACATTAGGCATTACATATCTTTACCAAGGCCAAAGCGATAAGCTTTTGGCGTATCACGAACTGTTAGATACACTACAATTATCAGATGAAGAAATAGCTTATATTGGGGACGACCTGATTGACTGGCCTGTTATGGCTAAAGTAGGCTTATCCGTCGCCGTCGCTGATGCCCACCCTTTGCTATTACCGAAAGCGGATTACGTGACTCGTATTGGCGGGGGAAAAGGTGCAGTCCGCGAACTTTGTGACCTTATTTTGCTTTCTCAAGACAAACTAGAAGAAGCAAAAGGTTTATCAATATAACGAATAGATTGAATTCATGAGCAATGCGAAGAAGTGGTTAATTATTATTTTATCCTTAGTGGTATTAGGACTTATCGGTTGGAATTTAGCGGGTAATGATTCCGACAGCGCAGAGGATAAAGTAATTAATGATGGGCAACCTAATTATCAAACTGATGATTCAGTGACTTTTGTCTATAATCCAACGGGTAATTTAGCGTATAAACTCGTTTCAGATAAAATAGATAACTACACTGAAGGAAAAATCACGTGGTTTTCGAAACCTGTTCTAACCACTTATAACGAAGCCGGTGAGCCTACCTGGACAGTTAAGGCTTTCAAAGCAAGGTTAACGAACGATAGAATTCTCTATTTATATAGCGATGTTCAAGTTGATAGCTTAACTAAAGACTCGCAGATCCAACGAATTACAACTGAGAGTGCAGTTGTCAATTTGACAACACAAGACGTTTCATCTGATGATAAAGTGACCATTGTTGGACAAGGTCTCAATTCTACTGGTATGAAAATGAAGGGAAACCTTCGTACAAGAACGGCTGAATTAATCGAAGATGTAAAAACTCATTATGTGTTACAACCAGAAGAGCATTAAAATGAATCAAGTAACTAAGAAACGTTTTATTCAAGGAGCTGTTGCCAGTGCAATTTTGGCTCTTAGCCTACCTGCGATGGCATTAAAAAGTGATACGCAGCAGCCAATGACGATTAATTCGGTCAAACAATCTCTTGATTTAGAAAAAAACGTCACCACTTTTACAGATGATGTTGTTATTAAACAAGGCTCTATTGATATCAGAGCCAATAAAGTGGTTGTTACACGCCCAAGTAGTGACTCAGATAAAATTGTGATTGAGGCCTTCGGGACCCCAGTTACCTTTTACCAGTTGCAGGATGATGGCAAGCCAATTAAAGGCCATGCCAGTAAAGCCCGTTATGAGGTTGATAAACAACTCGTCACATTAACAGGCAATGCTTATCTTGAGCAATTAGACAGCAATATTCAGGGTGACAAAATTACCTATATCGTGCCAACGCAACAAATGGAAGCATTTAGTGATAAAGGCAAACGCGTCACTACCGTAATACTGCCAGCCCAATTGCAAGAAAAAGGCCCTGCAGCGAATAAAAATTCATCAGAAAGTAAGAGTAAATAACTGTTATGGCGACACTAACCGCTG is drawn from Providencia huaxiensis and contains these coding sequences:
- the murA gene encoding UDP-N-acetylglucosamine 1-carboxyvinyltransferase → MDKFLVKGPTRLQGEVTISGAKNAALPILFAALLAEKPVEIQNVPHLRDIDTTIKLLNQLGTKVKRNGSVYVDASTVTTYCAPYDLVKTMRASIWALAPLVARFGHGEVSLPGGCAIGARPVDLHISGLEQLGAKIVLEDGYVKATVDGRLKGACIVMDKVSVGATVSIMTAATLAEGTTIIENAAREPEIEDTANFLNTLGAKITGAGTDRIVIEGVERLGGGVYKVLPDRIETGTFLIAAAVSRGKVICRNARPDTLDAVLAKLREAGAKIEIGDDWISLDMEGKRPKAVTLRTAPHPGFPTDMQAQFSLLNLVADGAGMITETIFENRFMHIPELIRMGAHAEIESNTVLCHGVEKLTSAQVMATDLRASASLVIAGCIAEGTTTVDRIYHIDRGYEHIEDKLRGLGADIQRVHSDD
- the ibaG gene encoding BolA family iron metabolism protein IbaG produces the protein MDTNEIKQVLMEKLSLNEAIVTGDGSHFQVIAVGDMFDGMSRVKQQQAIYAPLMEYIADNRIHALSIKAYTPAQWERDRKLSGL
- the mlaB gene encoding lipid asymmetry maintenance protein MlaB — its product is MSQLLAWELNETTLYLTGTLDRDSLMSFWDKKNSSLEQVENIDVSGLKHVDSTGLAMLVRLKSELQAKNRSLNIIGVSDNLNTLIELYGVQAIILN
- the mlaC gene encoding phospholipid-binding protein MlaC, yielding MFKRLMMVAMLAIAPFAMAVDQTNPYKLMDEAAAKTFNRLKSEQPKIKQDPEYLRTIVREELLPYVQVKYAGALVLGTYYKGATPAQREAYFNAFEDYLEQVYGQALAMYHGQTYQIAPEQPLGDKNIVAIRVTIIDTNGRPPVRLDFQWRKNSKTGYWQAYDMIAEGVSMITTKQNEWGDILRKQGVDGLTKQLEISAKAPITLEEKK
- the mlaD gene encoding outer membrane lipid asymmetry maintenance protein MlaD, with the translated sequence MQSKKSEIWVGCFMLLAIAAIIFLCLKVADLKSIGSQSTYQISASFENIGGLKEGSPIKVGGVVIGRVASITLDKKNYVPEVKIDLLSEYDNIPDSSSLSIRTSGLLGEQYIAMNIGPDDEELGIAILKNGGRLEDTKPAMVLEDLIGQFLYKSGDSQGAEPESTAQ
- the mlaE gene encoding lipid asymmetry maintenance ABC transporter permease subunit MlaE — protein: MIIKAIAAFGRRWIDIFSAFGRAGYMLFRALLGKPEFRKQWPLLMKQLYAIGVQSLLIVAVSGLFIGMVLGLQGYLVLTTFSAEASLGMMVALSLLRELGPVVTALLFAGRAGSALTAEIGLMKATEQISSLEMMAVDPLRRVIAPRFWAGFISMPLLSLIFVAVGILGGALVGVDWKGIDEGFFWASMQSSIDWRLDLVNCVIKSLVFAITVTWIALFNGYDAIPTSEGISQATTRTVVHASLSVLGLDFVLTALMFGN
- the mlaF gene encoding phospholipid ABC transporter ATP-binding protein MlaF — encoded protein: MQAQTDNLIEVRNMSFTRGNRKIFENINLTVPRGKITAIMGPSGIGKTTLLRLIGGQLRPNEGEIWFDGDNIPALSRSKLYQSRKKMSMLFQSGALFTDMDVFNNVAFPLREHTNLPESLIHTTVMMKLEAVGLRGAAKLMPSELSGGMARRAALARAIALDPDLIMFDEPFVGQDPITMGVLVKLIDELNQALGVTCVVVSHDVPEVLSIADNAYIVAQQHVIAQGTGEELRENQDPRVRQFLDGIADGPVPFRFPANDYLADLLG
- the kdsD gene encoding arabinose-5-phosphate isomerase KdsD, with amino-acid sequence MSNFDFQKVGKEVLHIEHEGLKNLEQYINTDFDRACQLIFNCEGKVVVMGMGKSGHIGRKIAATLASTGTPSFFVHPGEASHGDLGMITHKDVVLAISNSGESGEILALLPVLKRIKVPLICMTNNPESNMGKYADVHLCIKVPQEACPLGLAPTTSTTATLVMGDALAIALLTARGFTANDFALSHPGGALGRKLLLLVRDLMNTGDDIPHIPKSASLREALVEITRKKLGMTVICDDDMNIEGIFTDGDLRRIFDMGIDLNNAKIADLMTPGGIRVSPTMLAVEALNLMQSRHVTSLLVANDNKLVGVLHMHDLLQAGVV
- the kdsC gene encoding 3-deoxy-manno-octulosonate-8-phosphatase KdsC, translating into MTSTFLETCYGPVADTVLIKAEKIKLLICDVDGVMSDGLVYMGNNGEELKAFNVRDGYGIRCLLTSGIEVAIITGRKAKLLEDRAQTLGITYLYQGQSDKLLAYHELLDTLQLSDEEIAYIGDDLIDWPVMAKVGLSVAVADAHPLLLPKADYVTRIGGGKGAVRELCDLILLSQDKLEEAKGLSI
- the lptC gene encoding LPS export ABC transporter periplasmic protein LptC, with the protein product MSNAKKWLIIILSLVVLGLIGWNLAGNDSDSAEDKVINDGQPNYQTDDSVTFVYNPTGNLAYKLVSDKIDNYTEGKITWFSKPVLTTYNEAGEPTWTVKAFKARLTNDRILYLYSDVQVDSLTKDSQIQRITTESAVVNLTTQDVSSDDKVTIVGQGLNSTGMKMKGNLRTRTAELIEDVKTHYVLQPEEH
- the lptA gene encoding lipopolysaccharide ABC transporter substrate-binding protein LptA is translated as MNQVTKKRFIQGAVASAILALSLPAMALKSDTQQPMTINSVKQSLDLEKNVTTFTDDVVIKQGSIDIRANKVVVTRPSSDSDKIVIEAFGTPVTFYQLQDDGKPIKGHASKARYEVDKQLVTLTGNAYLEQLDSNIQGDKITYIVPTQQMEAFSDKGKRVTTVILPAQLQEKGPAANKNSSESKSK